A stretch of DNA from Penaeus monodon isolate SGIC_2016 chromosome 20, NSTDA_Pmon_1, whole genome shotgun sequence:
tctctctccaataaCAAGCTATTGTTACAGTCGATCCTTCATCTgtataacaaagaaaattatcTCGGGAAATTTACAAACAATGAGCAAACAAGTGTATTCAGGGACTCATTCGCAGACGTCCCACGTGCATCATCCTTTGTCGGTTAGCCTTGAGGGGGATATCGTCTTATTTTGTGTTATTCACCAACNNNNNNNNNNNNNNNNNNNNNNNNNNNNNNNNNNNNNNNNNNNNNNNNNNNNNNNNNNNNNNNNNNNNNNNNNNNNNNNNNNNNNNNNNNNNNNNNNNNNNNNNNNNNNNNNNNNNNNNNNNNNNNNNNNNNNNNNNNNNNNNNNNNNNNNNNNNNNNNNNNNNNNNNNNNNNNNNNNNNNNNNNNNNNNNNNNNNNNNNNNNNNNNNNNNNNNNNNNNNNNNNNNNNNNNNNNNNNNNNNNNNNNNNNNNNNNNNNNNNNNNNNNNNNNNNNGTAATTCGTAGTGAGTTAATTTAAGGATAGACAtgctatgtgtgtgtacttaggtTCACAGACATGCTATGCGTGTGTACTTAGGTTCACAGACATGCTATGCGTGTGTACTTAGGTTCACAGACATGCTNNNNNNNNNNNNNNNNNNNNNNNNNNNNNNNNNNNNNNNNNNNNNNNNNNNNNNNNNNNNNNNNNNNNNNNNNNNNNNGTTCACAGACATGCTATGCGTGTGTACTTTGGCTCTCTTCTGTGTGTGACAAAGGAAGTGCGCGAGCGAGCAAATGCCTAGGTGGAACCCGGAGCTCAAGTGACAGCGAGCGCCGAGCAACGAACAGCTTCCAGTGTGCAGCCGACTGGGCTCGGTGCAAGGTGTCTGTGGCAAAGTTTAGTTTCCTTTTCTTGGTCCGCTTCGAGAGTAAGTTTCCTTTGGTTTTAAGAGCATTTTTGTCAGGAACTTGCTTTTTCATCTCGGAGACAAATGTCGTCACTATTGCGCgaacaatgggaaaaaaacattgatctcaattacagtaattataagtCTCAGCCTAATAATACTTTGTCTCGAAAGAAATTGTTTGACAAGAGGATCATAAACggctcatatctatctattgagATATCCCTACGTCAAGTCAGCTGGTTAAACGTGATTGATAGGACTCAGGTTTATCATCCAGCCCATGACTTGCATAACCGGACACGGAGCATAATTCTGGGTGTCATGAGGTGCCTCGCTTCTGGACGCGATGTCTGTGTGATATTCCTTACGTTNNNNNNNNNNNNNNNNNNNNNNNNNNNNNNNNNNNNNNNNNNNNNNNNNNNNNNNNNNNNNNNNNNNNNNNNNNNNNNNNNNNNNNNNNNNNNNNNNNNNNNNNNNNNNNNNNNNNNNNNNNNNNNNNNNNNNNNNNNNNNNNNNNNNNNNNNNNNNNNNNNNNNNNNNNNNNNNNNNNNNNNNNNNNNNNNNNNNNNNNNNNNNNNNNNNNNNNNNNNNNNNNNNNNNNNNNNNNNNNNNNNNNNNNNNNNNNNNNNNNNNNNNNNNNNNNNNNNNNNNNNNNNNNNNNNNNNNNNNNNNNNNNNNNNNNNNNNNNNNNNNNNNNNNNNNNNNNNNNNNNNNNNNNNNNNNNNNNNNNNNNNNNNNNNNNNNNNNNNNNNNNNNNNNNNNNNNNNNNNNNNNNNNNNNNNNNNNNNNNNNNNNNNNNNNNNNNNNNNNNNNNNNNtgttgttgttctgttgttcttTATGTTTTCGTGACAAGCTGCTGAATCACTTGTGACAGCGAGGTTATCAGTGGCAGTTTTGTGATCCAATTAAGTGGAATTGCCCGGtttgttttataattacatacaaaatCAGGAACTGTCCTGTCTATAAGTTGGGAAAATTGTATTAATTCGTTCAGTATATCTTGACTGTTATGAAATCTTGTTATGAGTAGGTAATTTTTGGACATGACTTCGTCTTCCTCTCAAAACCATGTTTTTTGATTGGAAAATGACTTGGTGTTTTCACATTTCCATCAAGTAGGGTGGATTGATGGAATCCCCCCTACTCAGGGACAGAATTCCGGCCCGTGTACCCAGCATAGCGTCCCTGCCTCCGGTCGCCAACAAATACCAACTCGTCGGGAGTGAGGGTAGTTGCGTTACAACCCAACCAGTCATTATACTGAAACGGGAACGACCCACTTAACCGTTATGTTTGCAGTTTCATAATGCGTTGATTCAGTTATTTTTCACCGTACGAAACTAGAATACATCACTctctgtgatgataatgatgggtaaCACCATTGCGGGAGTGACTGAACTTAACCAATTCGCTAATCTTAGTGAATAGAATGTTTTTATTGTGAAGAATATATCTGTGACAAATGTATCTGAACTCTGAAGGAAGATGAAGTCTATCTGAAGCGTAATATATCGACAGGGACTGCAAAACATGTATTCCCGTTTGCACCTGATTTGGCTGATGCTGGCGGTGGGGGCGATCGCGAGCACCTCAGCCCTCCGATGCCTGCACTGCTCCAACTGCATGAAAACGTCTGACACCTACCACGACTGCGACGATAGCTACGATGTGTGCATGGTAAGTCACGCTCATTCGAATATTCTCTAGAAATTAGCGGTCAGCATCAAATGTCACCGCCTGTGCAAAAGTTATGCACAGTGAAAAGGCCTTGCCCGAGTTCTTCAAAGAGGGCCAGCAGAACTGTCAGAAAATCTTACGATAGATACTCCTACCCGCCGAAAGCAGGGAGACTACCGACCAtgtccgggggagggggggagacgcaTATTTGTGTTGACCTTGGGGTTCCTTGCGAATGACGCATTNNNNNNNNNNNNNNNNNNNNNNNNNNNNNNNNNNNNNNNNNNNNNNNNNNNNNNNNNNNNNNNNNNNNNNNNNNNNNNNNNNNNNNNNNNNNNNNNNNNNNNNNNNNNNNNNNNNNNNNNNNNNNNNNNNNNNNNNNNNNNNNNNNNNNNNNNNNNNNNNNNNNNNNNNNNNNNNNNNNNNNNNNNNNNNNNNNNNNNNNNNNNNNNNNNNNNNNNNNNNNNNNNNNNNNNNNNNNNNNNNNNNNNNNNNNNNNNNNNNNNNNNNNNNNNNNNNNNNNNNNNNNNNNNNNNNNNNNNNNNNNNNNNNNNNNNNNNNNNNNNNNNNNNNNNNNNNNNNNNNNNNNNNNNNNNNNNNNNNNNNNNNNNNNNNNNNNNNNNNNNNNNNNNNNNNNNNNNNNNNNNNNNNNNNNNNNNNNNNNNNNNNNNNNNNNNNNNNNNNNNNNNNNNNNNNNNNNNNNNNNTGAAGATATACAGTGCAGATTCCTTTTCCTATCGACCGGTTCTGTTGATTTTCTGCATGTGTAAGATTCGCTTGCAATATTTCAGAAAATTAACGTGGCAGGTCGCGTGGAAAAGAGGTGCGGCTACAGCTGGGCCTGCGGGCTCGGGGGCCTGGAGAGAGGCGCCGTCAGCATGTGGAACGCCATCAAAAACTCCGTCAGTGAGAGCGACCAGCGTAAGTCTCGCTGTTCACAaacgcgtgcgcacacacgcaGTCAAAATGCATGTGACGATTTGCTTTA
This window harbors:
- the LOC119585573 gene encoding uncharacterized protein LOC119585573, translated to MYSRLHLIWLMLAVGAIASTSALRCLHCSNCMKTSDTYHDCDDSYDVCMKINVAGRVEKRCGYSWACGLGGLERGAVSMWNAIKNSVSESDQQASDAQLIYCCDRDYCNAAAPASLSSVLLLAGALLAYALA